The following proteins are encoded in a genomic region of Pirellulales bacterium:
- a CDS encoding DUF1080 domain-containing protein, translating into MKKTTMHNDHWRPRLGALAWGLLLLASSAAAGERGISLLARDSLIGWDAASAAPTGWTIANGVLSGDVNAERLTAGWTLGDFELHVRWSVADGGQIKFTLPATPPIVGRIADRYIEPRLYLLLCEGNECGQLYDGERLLAMVERAVAHSEEHTAVIARRGDQLSLAIDGQPAYTVAVTPARLGLMLSTPVGKAALRELRLIEPAGAPLFNGENLDGWETSDPAGAWIVEDEQIVCTGKGGDYLRTKREFGNFTLSLEYNLSRRGNSGIGIRTPPGGWPSGDGMELQLYDERPETPLNRHSTMALYGNLEPLARAEKPGEWNQAVVRAEGYMISAWINGELVQHANTWRLPELKHRHLSGWIGLQNHHSPIRFRNVRLLESPAGLGPPAWRAPRPESAAQIVLDRLMNSERLARRDGIAAGTVASQLKQAGKQVVADLKGPGAVVEVAAIFDQSSADASEAAFYFDGEAEPRLRCRLNELEHHAPPVSEGGLPTQTFLTYRDSLKVVVDAKSAGRCRVDYVSLPGELVIDSFRTPTSGIDRGLLPAISYRHDQMDGGRHRERDPYALLTAKPVTVMPGQRVELLSIDGAGLVDWWKLIVPPAALANDDLTLAVVVDGQSEPAIAVPARLLFPGLVQGRDWHNFVLVNSEGATLRLAMPFAEGLKIVAHNVGSAPIAGVGAAASVIGLEQLRQPITEYGRLRGVYTSHFKSALAIPGAGRLAGLICAAPSGRDASIEWKLDGASQPVMPLDIYLGVRLAREARSSLAGTAGGVAWRYPLLAPPQWNSAAEMRLSGDAAPKQALLLYYTQP; encoded by the coding sequence ATGAAAAAGACAACCATGCACAACGATCATTGGCGGCCGAGACTCGGCGCCTTGGCCTGGGGGCTGTTGCTGCTGGCCTCGAGCGCGGCCGCTGGCGAACGCGGCATTAGCCTATTGGCCCGCGATTCTTTGATTGGCTGGGACGCGGCCTCTGCAGCGCCAACCGGCTGGACCATCGCCAATGGCGTCTTGAGCGGCGACGTCAACGCGGAACGACTCACCGCCGGCTGGACGCTGGGAGACTTTGAGTTGCATGTTCGCTGGAGCGTGGCCGATGGCGGGCAGATCAAATTCACGCTGCCGGCAACGCCGCCGATTGTGGGGCGCATCGCCGATCGATATATCGAACCGCGACTGTACCTGCTCTTGTGCGAGGGGAATGAGTGCGGACAGCTTTACGACGGCGAGCGATTGCTGGCCATGGTCGAACGAGCGGTGGCGCACAGCGAAGAGCATACGGCGGTCATCGCGCGGCGCGGCGATCAGCTTTCGCTAGCGATCGACGGCCAGCCGGCGTATACCGTCGCGGTCACGCCGGCGCGGTTGGGGCTGATGCTGTCGACGCCGGTCGGCAAGGCCGCGCTGCGCGAACTGCGATTGATCGAACCGGCCGGCGCGCCGCTGTTCAACGGCGAGAATCTGGACGGCTGGGAAACCAGCGATCCGGCCGGCGCCTGGATTGTCGAAGACGAACAGATTGTTTGCACCGGCAAAGGAGGCGATTACCTTCGCACTAAGCGCGAGTTCGGCAACTTCACACTCTCGCTAGAGTACAACCTCAGCCGGCGGGGCAATTCGGGCATTGGCATTCGCACACCGCCGGGGGGCTGGCCCTCGGGGGACGGCATGGAGTTGCAGCTTTATGACGAACGGCCAGAGACGCCGCTGAATCGACATTCGACGATGGCGCTCTACGGCAATCTGGAGCCGCTTGCCCGCGCCGAGAAGCCCGGCGAATGGAACCAGGCCGTGGTGCGCGCCGAGGGCTACATGATCTCGGCGTGGATCAATGGAGAGCTGGTGCAACATGCCAACACCTGGCGACTGCCAGAGCTAAAGCACCGCCACTTGAGCGGCTGGATTGGCTTGCAGAATCATCATTCGCCGATTCGCTTTCGCAATGTGCGATTGTTGGAGTCGCCAGCCGGATTAGGCCCCCCGGCATGGCGCGCTCCACGGCCCGAAAGCGCGGCGCAGATCGTGCTCGATCGACTCATGAACAGCGAGCGCCTGGCCCGACGCGACGGCATCGCCGCCGGCACAGTCGCCTCGCAATTGAAACAAGCGGGAAAACAGGTCGTCGCCGACCTTAAAGGGCCGGGCGCCGTGGTCGAAGTTGCGGCGATTTTTGATCAATCCAGCGCCGACGCGAGTGAAGCGGCGTTTTATTTTGATGGCGAAGCCGAGCCGCGACTCCGTTGCCGCCTGAACGAACTGGAACATCACGCCCCCCCGGTGAGCGAAGGCGGCCTGCCAACACAGACTTTCTTGACTTATCGCGACAGCTTGAAGGTGGTGGTCGACGCCAAAAGCGCGGGACGCTGCCGCGTGGATTATGTTTCGCTGCCCGGCGAATTGGTGATCGATTCGTTCCGCACGCCGACGAGCGGCATCGACCGCGGACTGCTGCCCGCCATCTCGTATCGACACGACCAAATGGATGGCGGCCGACACCGCGAGCGCGACCCTTATGCGTTGCTGACCGCCAAACCAGTGACGGTCATGCCTGGCCAGCGAGTGGAGTTGCTGTCGATCGACGGCGCGGGGTTGGTCGATTGGTGGAAGCTGATTGTTCCGCCAGCGGCGCTGGCCAACGACGATCTGACGCTCGCAGTGGTCGTCGATGGACAATCGGAGCCCGCCATCGCGGTGCCGGCGAGGTTGTTGTTTCCAGGGTTGGTGCAGGGGCGCGACTGGCACAATTTTGTATTGGTCAACAGCGAGGGGGCCACCCTGCGGCTGGCCATGCCGTTCGCCGAGGGGCTGAAGATTGTCGCGCATAATGTGGGGAGCGCTCCGATCGCGGGCGTGGGCGCCGCGGCCTCGGTGATCGGGTTGGAACAGCTTCGCCAGCCGATCACCGAATATGGCCGGCTGCGCGGCGTGTATACCAGTCACTTCAAGTCCGCGCTTGCGATCCCCGGGGCGGGTCGTCTGGCGGGCTTGATCTGCGCCGCGCCTTCGGGTCGAGACGCGAGCATCGAGTGGAAGCTGGACGGCGCGAGCCAACCGGTCATGCCGCTGGATATTTATCTTGGCGTGCGACTGGCGCGCGAAGCGCGTAGCTCGCTGGCCGGCACGGCGGGCGGAGTGGCGTGGCGTTATCCGCTACTGGCCCCGCCACAATGGAATAGCGCGGCGGAGATGCGGCTCAGTGGCGACGCGGCGCCCAAGCAGGCGCTGCTCTTGTACTACACGCAGCCGTGA
- the aroE gene encoding shikimate dehydrogenase, whose amino-acid sequence MPVPRSFQQEIVSVFGQPVAENPTAYMMEKAFAHHGLDWRYLTLEVSPAGLADAVRGLRAMGFRGGNLTIPHKVAVIEHLDRLSDSARLIGAVNCIVRDGNELVGENTDGKGFLQSLGEVIDPRGKSIAVLGAGGAARAIAVELALAGAAKIIVVNRHADRGRALVEHLQKATPVAAEFVAWQDEYAVGRETDILVNATSVGLFPKVDERLPIDVATLQPGLVVADVIPNPPETRLLKDAQAKGCTTLDGLGMLVNQGVIGFRLWTGIDPDPRVMHAALREVFC is encoded by the coding sequence ATGCCCGTCCCCCGCTCGTTTCAGCAAGAAATTGTCTCCGTCTTTGGCCAACCGGTGGCCGAGAACCCCACCGCCTACATGATGGAGAAGGCGTTTGCGCACCACGGCCTCGACTGGCGCTATCTGACGCTGGAGGTTTCGCCCGCGGGGTTGGCCGACGCGGTGCGTGGCCTGCGGGCGATGGGCTTTCGTGGCGGCAACCTCACCATTCCGCACAAGGTGGCGGTGATCGAGCATCTGGATCGGCTGAGCGACTCGGCCCGGTTGATTGGCGCGGTCAACTGCATCGTGCGCGACGGCAACGAACTGGTGGGTGAGAACACCGACGGCAAAGGTTTCCTGCAATCGCTCGGCGAGGTCATCGACCCGCGCGGCAAGTCCATCGCGGTGCTGGGGGCCGGCGGCGCGGCGCGGGCCATCGCCGTGGAACTGGCGCTGGCCGGCGCGGCCAAGATCATTGTTGTCAATCGTCATGCGGATCGCGGCCGGGCGCTCGTCGAGCATTTGCAGAAAGCTACGCCGGTCGCGGCGGAGTTCGTCGCGTGGCAGGATGAATATGCTGTGGGGCGCGAGACTGACATTTTGGTGAACGCCACGAGCGTGGGGCTGTTTCCCAAGGTGGATGAGCGACTACCGATCGATGTGGCCACGCTACAGCCCGGCCTGGTGGTGGCCGATGTGATTCCCAACCCACCCGAGACGCGGTTGCTCAAAGACGCCCAGGCCAAGGGTTGCACAACGCTCGATGGCCTGGGCATGCTGGTGAATCAGGGGGTGATCGGATTCCGGCTGTGGACCGGGATCGATCCCGATCCGCGGGTAATGCACGCCGCGCTGCGCGAGGTGTTTTGTTAA
- a CDS encoding tetratricopeptide repeat protein gives MSQGLEVDVRQAILSNAPFGPQTIVQMTEAIAHNFGNYRNLRDAVQELEAQQEQTPASKVRLGVGLFLLGRYRRAAEVLSEADGGPLAHFYKAKALAAAGQHDEAGKAYEQAAKAGYDANLCALGRAEALRSKGDVSAALALLDGLSGPVEQSAEYLYQRGASVAALGGNPSEVVALYERAVQAEPNHAGALFGLAMENDRRGNDDVAFELYERSTNRFPPHLGSLINLGLLYEDHNHLDRAYSCFQRVLDVFPDHPRARLYLKDVDAAGGGPIDDDVMRRIDRQSQMLSVPVTDFELSVRSRNCLQKMGINTLGDLARATEAELLASKNFGETSLVEIKDMMASKGLRLGLLATDKRPEVVEPESMTPDEQALLTRPISDLNLSVRARKCMIRLGISTVGELVRHTGDELLECKNFGVTSLTEVREKLTAHALKLRGD, from the coding sequence GTGTCGCAAGGCTTGGAAGTTGATGTCCGGCAGGCGATTTTGTCGAATGCCCCATTCGGGCCGCAAACCATCGTGCAGATGACCGAGGCCATCGCGCACAACTTTGGCAACTACCGCAACTTGCGCGACGCGGTCCAGGAGTTGGAAGCCCAGCAAGAGCAGACGCCGGCCAGCAAGGTGCGGCTCGGCGTGGGCCTGTTTTTGCTCGGACGCTATCGCCGCGCGGCCGAAGTGCTGAGCGAGGCCGATGGCGGCCCGCTGGCGCACTTCTACAAAGCCAAGGCGCTCGCCGCCGCCGGGCAACACGATGAGGCCGGCAAGGCTTATGAGCAGGCCGCCAAGGCCGGGTACGACGCCAATCTCTGTGCCTTGGGCCGCGCCGAGGCCCTGCGCTCCAAGGGAGACGTCTCCGCCGCCCTGGCGCTGCTCGATGGGCTATCGGGTCCGGTTGAGCAGTCGGCCGAGTATCTATATCAGCGTGGCGCTTCGGTCGCGGCGCTGGGAGGCAACCCCAGCGAGGTGGTGGCGCTCTACGAGCGCGCCGTCCAGGCAGAACCCAATCACGCCGGCGCCTTGTTCGGGCTGGCCATGGAAAACGATCGCCGCGGCAACGACGATGTCGCCTTCGAGCTTTACGAGCGCTCGACGAACCGCTTTCCGCCCCATCTCGGTTCGCTCATCAACCTCGGTCTGCTGTACGAAGACCATAATCATCTCGACCGCGCGTACTCCTGCTTCCAGCGCGTGCTCGATGTGTTCCCCGATCATCCCCGTGCGCGGCTGTATCTCAAAGACGTCGACGCCGCCGGCGGTGGCCCGATCGACGACGACGTGATGCGCCGCATCGATCGCCAAAGCCAGATGCTCAGCGTGCCGGTCACCGATTTTGAACTTTCGGTGCGCAGCCGCAATTGCCTGCAAAAGATGGGCATCAATACCCTGGGCGACCTGGCCCGCGCCACCGAGGCCGAGTTGCTGGCCAGCAAGAATTTTGGTGAGACGTCGCTGGTCGAAATCAAGGACATGATGGCCTCCAAGGGATTGCGGCTCGGCCTGTTGGCCACCGACAAACGCCCCGAGGTCGTCGAGCCCGAATCGATGACCCCCGACGAGCAGGCCCTGCTCACGCGACCGATCTCCGATCTCAACCTGTCGGTTCGCGCCCGCAAGTGCATGATTCGCCTCGGCATCAGCACCGTTGGCGAATTGGTGCGCCACACCGGCGACGAACTGCTCGAGTGCAAGAACTTTGGCGTGACCAGCCTCACCGAGGTCCGCGAAAAGCTCACCGCGCATGCCCTCAAGCTGCGTGGCGACTGA
- a CDS encoding flippase-like domain-containing protein, protein MAKKILLTLAKFAASGALIWWLIDKAMADAASKGLDWNQGPRHWDWLAAGWLATFGCLVITIVRWYYLVRALDIPFRLRDAFRLGFLGYLLNFVSLGSVGGDFFRAVFIAREAKHHRAEAVATVFIDRVIGLYILFVMSAIAIWANGLMDSQVPEVQAISWLSWLSSIIGGVGIIMLLVPGFTDGKLSKLLAGLPRIGPIMGKLIQAVRIYRTRLGVLAWVSVLTVLVHSLATIGIYCIAKGLCSTVPTLAEQFVVVPLAMVASAAPLPMMGLGAFETALDVLYKHVPAMVHPTTTEVLKIAVAYRLIQLFNALIGFIVYLFSRREVADIISHADLDAGPIENAEDAAAEVDAEAARASA, encoded by the coding sequence TTGGCCAAAAAGATCCTGCTCACCCTCGCCAAGTTTGCCGCCAGTGGCGCCTTGATCTGGTGGCTTATCGACAAGGCGATGGCGGATGCCGCCAGCAAAGGGTTGGACTGGAACCAAGGGCCGCGCCATTGGGACTGGCTCGCCGCAGGCTGGCTCGCCACCTTTGGCTGCCTGGTCATCACTATCGTTCGCTGGTACTACTTGGTTCGCGCCCTCGATATTCCATTCCGCTTGCGCGACGCCTTTCGCCTGGGCTTTCTTGGTTATCTGCTCAATTTCGTCTCGCTGGGCAGCGTGGGGGGAGACTTCTTCCGCGCGGTGTTCATCGCTCGCGAGGCCAAGCACCATCGGGCCGAGGCGGTGGCCACCGTGTTCATCGATCGAGTGATTGGCCTCTATATCCTGTTTGTCATGTCGGCCATCGCCATCTGGGCGAACGGCCTGATGGACTCTCAGGTGCCCGAGGTCCAGGCGATCTCGTGGCTCAGTTGGCTCTCGTCGATTATTGGCGGCGTTGGCATCATCATGTTGCTGGTGCCGGGCTTCACCGATGGCAAGCTTTCCAAGTTGCTCGCCGGCCTGCCGCGGATTGGCCCCATCATGGGCAAGCTGATCCAGGCGGTGCGCATCTATCGCACACGGCTGGGGGTGTTGGCCTGGGTGAGCGTGTTGACGGTGCTAGTACACTCGCTGGCCACGATTGGCATTTATTGCATTGCCAAGGGGCTGTGCAGTACGGTGCCGACATTGGCCGAGCAGTTTGTGGTGGTGCCGCTGGCGATGGTGGCCAGCGCCGCGCCATTGCCGATGATGGGACTCGGCGCGTTCGAGACCGCGCTCGACGTCCTATACAAGCATGTGCCAGCCATGGTGCATCCCACCACGACAGAGGTGCTCAAGATCGCGGTGGCCTATCGGTTGATTCAGCTCTTTAACGCGTTGATCGGCTTTATCGTCTATCTGTTCAGCCGACGCGAAGTGGCAGACATCATCAGCCATGCCGATCTCGACGCGGGACCGATCGAAAACGCGGAGGATGCCGCCGCCGAGGTCGACGCCGAGGCTGCCCGCGCCAGCGCATAG
- the larA gene encoding nickel-dependent lactate racemase, producing MANRIELPWGAGRLSLDLPPRWRVLGEFTPPDLAPATDAETLCRASLARPIAAAPLADRDLAGKRVLIVADDVSRPTPVAQFFRPVRDALLAAGARRDDIEILFALGVHRPMTEAEAQHKIGPENLSGHRWHNHNAFDRQALVERGVTSRGTPVWLNRLLTEFDLIVALGAIEPHLLLGFSGGYKMLVPGCAGAVTIGHNHTQGASHRAYNYVGIRPDDSPMRLDLEEAAARCGREVFIINAALNHDVQPVRFFCGDPLAAQRAGADFVREHTEVETPEPADVVITNSAPFDADLRQGMKCVGNTFFAARPGGVIIAAARCDEGRGDMPTPPVTLPYGAMRGLMHLIGPQRIMGFVNVVKRFDPIEQKFLTHFGLQMLHRNHIYLYSEALEPDTGRKLGLIRQFQDLRRLLADASARVGESAAVAVFPKGGVTYTRGAQASLVPAS from the coding sequence ATGGCAAACCGCATCGAACTGCCTTGGGGCGCCGGGCGCCTGAGTCTTGATCTGCCGCCACGTTGGCGCGTGCTCGGGGAATTCACGCCTCCCGATCTGGCGCCGGCCACCGACGCCGAAACTCTCTGCCGCGCGTCGCTCGCCCGCCCGATTGCGGCGGCGCCGCTGGCCGATCGCGACTTGGCCGGCAAGCGGGTGTTGATCGTGGCCGACGACGTGAGTCGCCCCACCCCAGTGGCCCAATTCTTTCGACCGGTGCGCGACGCTTTGTTGGCCGCCGGCGCGCGGCGCGACGACATCGAGATACTCTTCGCGCTCGGCGTGCATCGGCCGATGACCGAGGCAGAGGCCCAGCACAAGATCGGTCCCGAGAATTTGTCTGGCCATCGCTGGCATAATCACAACGCCTTCGATCGTCAGGCATTGGTCGAACGGGGCGTCACCAGTCGCGGCACTCCGGTCTGGCTCAATCGGCTGCTTACCGAGTTCGATTTGATCGTCGCGCTCGGCGCAATCGAACCGCATCTGCTGCTTGGCTTTTCTGGCGGCTACAAGATGCTGGTGCCCGGCTGCGCCGGCGCCGTCACCATTGGCCACAATCACACACAAGGCGCCTCGCATCGCGCTTACAACTATGTCGGCATTCGCCCCGACGATTCGCCGATGCGGCTCGATCTGGAAGAAGCCGCGGCGCGCTGCGGACGCGAAGTCTTTATCATCAACGCGGCGCTCAATCACGACGTGCAGCCGGTGCGTTTCTTTTGCGGCGATCCCCTGGCGGCGCAGCGCGCCGGCGCCGACTTCGTGCGCGAGCATACCGAGGTCGAGACGCCCGAACCCGCCGATGTGGTGATCACCAATTCGGCGCCGTTCGACGCCGACCTACGGCAAGGCATGAAGTGCGTCGGCAACACCTTCTTCGCCGCGCGGCCCGGCGGTGTGATCATCGCCGCCGCGCGTTGCGACGAGGGACGCGGCGACATGCCGACGCCTCCCGTCACCCTTCCATACGGCGCCATGCGCGGGCTGATGCACCTGATCGGCCCGCAGCGCATTATGGGTTTTGTGAACGTGGTGAAGCGCTTCGATCCGATCGAGCAAAAATTCTTGACGCACTTTGGCCTGCAAATGCTCCACCGCAACCACATCTATCTCTACAGCGAGGCGTTGGAGCCCGACACCGGTCGCAAGCTCGGGCTGATTCGCCAATTTCAAGACCTGCGGCGTCTGCTGGCCGACGCGTCGGCGCGCGTCGGCGAATCGGCGGCCGTCGCGGTTTTTCCCAAGGGGGGCGTCACCTACACGCGTGGCGCCCAGGCGAGTCTGGTTCCCGCCTCCTGA
- a CDS encoding class I SAM-dependent methyltransferase, whose amino-acid sequence MSRRAAALVGILLCCCACLWPCGSVAAEPDSPHEADETTSAQRLPKPLKRYKGRVIAPTMTFHGAPWLTRAERAQEEDTPKLLEALAVRPGQTVCDMGCGNGYYTIELARRVGPQGRVLAVDIQPEMLHLLSERAKAEGLKNIELIENTPIDPKLPANSCDLILLVDVYHEFAYPVHMLEAMRQALKPDGRIALVEFRAEDPTVPIKPLHKMSKRQILKEYPPNGFRLAGEFDELPWQHLMFFGRDETDEEKSQPPTDNE is encoded by the coding sequence ATGTCGAGACGCGCTGCCGCGCTGGTTGGGATCTTGCTGTGCTGTTGCGCGTGCCTGTGGCCATGCGGCAGCGTCGCTGCGGAACCTGACTCGCCGCATGAAGCGGACGAGACGACGTCGGCCCAGCGGCTTCCCAAGCCGCTCAAGCGGTACAAGGGGCGCGTGATCGCGCCGACCATGACCTTTCATGGCGCGCCGTGGCTGACGCGCGCGGAGCGGGCCCAGGAAGAAGACACGCCCAAGCTGCTCGAAGCGCTTGCGGTGCGGCCCGGCCAGACCGTTTGCGACATGGGCTGCGGCAACGGCTATTACACGATCGAGTTGGCGCGCCGCGTCGGGCCGCAAGGGCGCGTGCTGGCGGTTGATATCCAACCCGAGATGCTGCACCTGTTGTCAGAGCGGGCCAAGGCCGAAGGCCTCAAGAACATCGAGCTGATCGAGAACACGCCGATCGATCCCAAGCTGCCGGCCAACAGTTGCGATCTAATCCTGCTGGTCGACGTGTATCACGAGTTCGCCTATCCGGTCCACATGCTCGAGGCCATGCGCCAAGCGCTCAAGCCGGACGGACGCATCGCCTTGGTGGAGTTTCGGGCCGAGGACCCCACGGTGCCGATCAAGCCGCTGCACAAGATGAGCAAGCGGCAAATACTGAAAGAATATCCGCCCAACGGCTTCCGACTGGCCGGCGAGTTCGATGAATTGCCGTGGCAACACCTGATGTTCTTTGGTCGCGACGAAACAGACGAAGAGAAGTCGCAGCCACCGACCGACAACGAATAA
- the lpxD gene encoding UDP-3-O-(3-hydroxymyristoyl)glucosamine N-acyltransferase, which yields MALHLSELAALVGGSVLGEADPIIAGARVLCEAQPGDITLIDHIDKTPRLAECRAAAAIVPANVTSAALPAIAVADVHAAFGTLVSAFRPSRTAGRHGVHPLAHVSPWARVADGAEIGPGATIDDDVEIGAGTIIHPGVRVLAGCRIGSHTVIYPNVVLYEDTHVGDRVIIHAGVVIGAFGFGYRQAAGRHQLTAQLGHVRIENEVEIGANSTIDRGSYGATVIGEGTKIDNQVQVGHNCQIGKHNLLCAQVGIAGSTSTGDYVVMAGQVGVRDHVHIGAGAVLGAMAGVINDVQAGTRMIGIPATPEREQKLKLAALAKLPEMRKDLKALTAKVAQLEASAASAPRDEPRVRGEAA from the coding sequence ATGGCGCTCCACCTGTCGGAACTGGCCGCGCTGGTTGGCGGCTCCGTGTTGGGTGAAGCCGATCCCATCATTGCCGGCGCGCGTGTGCTGTGCGAGGCCCAGCCGGGCGACATCACCCTGATCGATCACATCGACAAAACGCCAAGATTGGCGGAGTGTCGAGCGGCCGCTGCGATCGTCCCCGCCAATGTCACTAGCGCCGCGCTGCCGGCGATCGCCGTGGCTGACGTGCATGCCGCTTTTGGAACCTTGGTCAGCGCGTTTCGCCCGTCCCGCACGGCGGGCCGTCATGGCGTGCATCCCTTGGCGCATGTCAGTCCTTGGGCGCGCGTCGCCGACGGCGCAGAGATTGGCCCAGGGGCGACCATCGACGACGATGTGGAGATTGGAGCGGGCACGATCATCCATCCCGGCGTGCGCGTTTTGGCCGGCTGCCGCATCGGCTCGCACACGGTGATCTACCCGAATGTCGTGCTCTACGAAGACACTCACGTTGGCGATCGCGTCATCATTCACGCGGGGGTGGTAATTGGCGCGTTTGGCTTTGGCTATCGGCAGGCCGCTGGGCGACACCAACTCACCGCGCAACTGGGACATGTGCGTATTGAGAACGAGGTGGAAATCGGCGCCAACTCCACCATCGATCGTGGCAGCTATGGCGCCACCGTGATCGGCGAAGGGACCAAGATCGACAACCAGGTGCAAGTTGGCCACAACTGCCAGATCGGCAAACACAACCTGCTCTGCGCGCAGGTCGGCATCGCCGGCAGCACTTCGACCGGCGACTATGTGGTCATGGCTGGGCAGGTCGGCGTGCGCGATCACGTGCATATCGGCGCCGGTGCGGTACTGGGCGCGATGGCCGGCGTGATTAACGATGTGCAAGCCGGCACGCGGATGATCGGCATTCCGGCGACGCCAGAGCGCGAGCAAAAGTTGAAGCTCGCGGCGCTGGCCAAGTTGCCCGAGATGCGCAAAGACTTGAAGGCGCTGACCGCGAAAGTGGCCCAGTTGGAAGCCAGCGCCGCCAGCGCGCCGCGCGACGAACCACGCGTGCGCGGCGAGGCGGCCTAG
- the lpxI gene encoding UDP-2,3-diacylglucosamine diphosphatase LpxI (LpxI, functionally equivalent to LpxH, replaces it in LPS biosynthesis in a minority of bacteria.): MATLQSTIRPARLSTAQQASAPAQNLRVGVLAGWGRYPLIVAEKLRAAGFRVYGQGIKDHADPELAKLCDEFHWVGLGKFGSAARWFCEHDVRQATMAGKVHKVVLFQPAVWLRHLPDWRTIRCFWPHFVSARKDKKDDTLLSAVIEAFAMDGIHFAPATDFAPELLVRRGLLTTGRPTAAQLKDIAFGWQMAKEMGRLDVGQSVVVKGQAVLAVEAIEGTDECICRAGKLCRAREFTVVKVAKPQQDMRFDVPTIGVGTLRTMAEAGARVLAIEAGKTIVLDEPEVVKFANRHGLIVVACDESGHF, from the coding sequence ATGGCGACGCTACAATCCACAATTCGCCCCGCCCGCTTGTCGACTGCTCAACAGGCGAGCGCGCCCGCGCAGAATCTGCGAGTGGGCGTGTTGGCCGGCTGGGGACGCTATCCCTTGATTGTGGCCGAAAAGCTGCGCGCCGCCGGATTCCGCGTTTATGGGCAAGGAATCAAGGACCACGCCGACCCGGAACTGGCCAAGCTGTGCGACGAGTTTCATTGGGTCGGGCTGGGCAAATTCGGCAGCGCGGCGCGCTGGTTTTGTGAACACGACGTGCGCCAGGCCACCATGGCCGGCAAGGTCCATAAGGTGGTGTTGTTCCAGCCGGCGGTTTGGCTGCGGCATCTGCCCGACTGGCGCACGATCCGCTGCTTTTGGCCGCATTTTGTTTCCGCTCGCAAAGACAAAAAGGACGACACGCTGTTGTCGGCAGTCATCGAGGCGTTTGCCATGGATGGAATACATTTCGCGCCGGCGACCGATTTTGCGCCGGAGCTGTTGGTGCGTCGCGGCTTGTTGACTACCGGTCGGCCCACGGCCGCGCAATTGAAAGACATTGCGTTCGGCTGGCAGATGGCCAAGGAGATGGGGCGGCTGGACGTGGGCCAAAGCGTGGTGGTCAAAGGGCAGGCGGTGTTGGCTGTCGAGGCGATTGAAGGAACCGACGAGTGCATCTGCCGAGCGGGAAAACTGTGTCGCGCCCGGGAGTTCACCGTGGTCAAGGTGGCCAAGCCGCAACAAGACATGCGATTCGACGTGCCGACCATCGGCGTCGGCACGCTGCGCACCATGGCCGAAGCGGGCGCGCGCGTGCTGGCCATCGAGGCCGGCAAAACAATTGTGCTCGACGAGCCCGAAGTGGTTAAATTCGCCAATCGCCACGGCTTGATCGTGGTGGCCTGCGACGAAAGCGGGCATTTCTAA